One window of Acanthochromis polyacanthus isolate Apoly-LR-REF ecotype Palm Island chromosome 19, KAUST_Apoly_ChrSc, whole genome shotgun sequence genomic DNA carries:
- the gspt1 gene encoding eukaryotic peptide chain release factor GTP-binding subunit ERF3A: MDPRDTAPDSWELEEDAEAPAAAAGLPTAFAALNVNAKPFVPNVNAPVFVPSFLQASTVEMPASDGSSDPVASMEVAETAAPVENGGTEADMTTEEETWEQKEEPGGGEGGGGQEDQGTGGAAEDGGAACKEEDEMMEEEEEEMPMPKVAPAPPDAPKKEHVNVVFIGHVDAGKSTIGGQIMYLTGMVDKRTLEKYEREAKEKNRETWYLSWALDTNQEERDKGKTVEVGRAYFETEKKHFTILDAPGHKSFVPNMIGGASQADLAVLVISARKGEFETGFEKGGQTREHAMLAKTAGVKHLIVLINKMDDPTVNWSLERYEECKEKLVPFLKKVGFNPKKDIHFMPCSGLTGANLKDPVPECPWYTGLPFIAHLDSLPNFTRSSDGPVRLPIVDKYKDMGTVILGKLESGSISKAQQLVMMPNRHTVEVLSLLSDDVETDDAGPGENLKLRLKGIEEEEILPGFILCSPDNLCHSGRTFDAQIVIIEHKSIICPGYNAVLHIHTCIEEVQITALICLVDKKTGEKSKTRPRFVKQDQVCIARLRAAGVICLETFKDFPQMGRFTLRDEGKTIAIGKVLKLVPEKD, encoded by the exons ATGGACCCGAGAGACACAGCCCCGGATTCGTGGGAACTGGAGGAGGATGCCGAGGCCCCGGCTGCCGCGGCGGGGCTCCCAACCGCCTTTGCTGCCCTTAACGTCAACGCCAAGCCGTTTGTCCCTAACGTTAACGCCCCGGTGTTTGTGCCGAGCTTCCTTCAAGCCAGCACCGTGGAAATGCCGGCTTCAGACG GTTCCTCTGATCCAGTTgccagcatggaggtggcagagACAGCCG CTCCAGTGGAGAACGGAGGCACAGAGGCCGACATGACCACAGAGGAGGAGACGTGGGAGCAGAAGGAGGAGCCGGGGGGAGGCGAAGGAGGTGGAGGGCAGGAGGACCAGGGGACGGGAGGAGCCGCCGAGGACGGGGGCGCCGCTTGTAAAGAGGAAGACgagatgatggaggaggaagaagaggagatgcCCATGCCCAAAGTGGCTCCGGCACCTCCAGATGCTCCCAAGAAAGAACACGTGAACGTGGTCTTCATCGGTCACGTGG ATGCCGGCAAATCAACTATCGGAGGCCAGATCAT GTATTTAACTGGAATGGTGGACAAGCGAACTCTGGAAAAGTATGAAagagaagcaaaagaaaagaacaggGAGACATG GTACCTGTCGTGGGCTCTGGACACAAATCAGGAGGAGAGAGACAAAGGGAAGACGGTTGAGGTTGGGAGAGCGTACTTTGAGACtgagaaaaaacatttcaccaTCCTGGATGCACCCGGACACAAGAGCTTTGTCCCCAACATGATTGGCGGCGCGTCACAAGCTGACCTGGCAGTCCTG GTGATTTCAGCAAGAAAGGGAGAATTTGAGACTGGATTTGAGAAGGGTGGACAGACACGGGAACACGCCATGCTGGCTAAAACAGCAGGGGTTAAACATCTAATCGTCCTGATCAACAAAATGGATGATCCCACCGTCAACTGGAGCCTAGAAAG GTATGAGGAGTGTAAGGAGAAGCTGGTGCCATTTTTAAAGAAGGTGGGCTTCAACCCTAAAAAGGACATCCACTTTATGCCTTGCTCTGGACTCACAGGTGCCAACCTCAAGGACCCAGTACCTGAATGCCCCTGGTACAC GGGATTGCCATTTATCGCCCACCTGGACAGTTTGCCAAACTTCACCAGATCCAGTGACGGGCCTGTCAGACTACCCATCGTAGACAAGTACAAG GATATGGGAACAGTTATCCTCGGGAAGCTGGAGTCTGGATCCATCAGTAAAGCCCAGCAGCTGGTCATGATGCCAAACAGG cACACAGTGGAGGTACTGAGCCTGCTGAGCGACGATGTGGAGACGGACGATGCTGGTCCTGGGGAGAACCTAAAGTTGAGGCTGAAGGGCATAGAGGAGGAAGAAATCCTCCCTGGTTTTATCCTCTGTAGCCCCGACAACCTCTGCCACTCTGGTCGCACCTTTGATGCACAG ATCGTCATCATTGAGCACAAATCAATCATTTGTCCTGGTTACAATGCAGTTCTTCACATCCACACCTGCATTGAAGAAGTGCAAATCACA GCCTTAATTTGCCTGGTGGACAAGAAGACGGGGGAGAAAAGCAAAACACGACCACGCTTTGTTAAGCAGGACCAGGTGTGTATCGCCAGGCTGAGGGCAGCGGGAGTCATCTGCTTAGAAACCTTCAAAGACTTCCCTCAGATGGGACGGTTCACACTGCGAGACGAAG GCAAAACTATCGCCATTGGCAAAGTGCTGAAGCTGGTGCCAGAAAAGGACTAA